In Mytilus edulis chromosome 13, xbMytEdul2.2, whole genome shotgun sequence, a single window of DNA contains:
- the LOC139500162 gene encoding ankyrin-1-like, which yields MTPMYLACKENHLEAIKMLVSYKADINIREKSRWSSLHTASYSNYKEVVAYLCDQNAAGINLSNKKGSSPLHLACQRGNEDIVTLLLRHGASINHCNEKRLTPFQLACSNGNTNIVELVIEMGAIDNKVIEHGNLLLACKGWHNETAVVLLENGAGVNNHDENARTSLFIAAEDGNIDLIKILMEHDADVNFQMNNGMTPVHVACETNHLEAVKMLVKYKADINKCESRLHLACKEGNTSIVELLIKAGAVVNKVNGTGNSPLLLACNDRYKETTLVLLENDADVNYSDENGRTSLHSAAEDENTNIIKMLVDHDADVNFQMNNGMTPIYFACENNHLEAVKMLVKYKADINKCEETGWTPLHIASRANHHEIVAYLCENSSAEVNHFNKYGKTPLHLSCQEGNEDTVKLLLKHSASINYCDKGGFTPLHVACSEGNCNIVKLLFKDDAAVNLPDRNGRMPLYIACQTKCNDVIELLLTREVEVNKAAQVQSQEGWTPLLVSASSGDLRITELLLKNNATVNLND from the exons atgacGCCAATGTACTTAGCTTGTAAGGAAAACCATTTAGAAGCCATTAAAATGTTGGTTAGTTATAAGGCTGACATAAACATACGTGAGAAAAGTAGATGGAGTTCGTTACATACTGCTTCTTATTCCAACTATAAGGAAGTAGTTGCGTATCTATGTGATCAAAATGCTGCGGGAATAAACCTTTCGAATAAAAAAGGCTCATCGCCATTACATCTTGCTTGTCAAAGAGGCAATGAAGACATAGTTACATTATTATTAAGACATGGTGCTTCCATTAATCATTGCAATGAAAAGAGATTAACCCCGTTTCAGTTAGCTTGTTCTAATGGAAATACAAATATTGTAGAACTAGTAATTGAAATGGGCGCAATTGATAATAAAGTTATCGAACATGGAAACTTACTTTTAGCTTGTAAAGGATGGCATAATGAAACAGCTGTGGTATTACTTGAAAATGGCGCAGGAGTAAACAATCATGATGAAAATGCTCGAACTTCACTATTCATTGCTGCTGAAGACGGAAATATAgatcttattaaaattttgatggaacATGATGCAGATGTtaactttcaaatgaataatgGAATGACACCAGTTCATGTAGCTTGTGAAACTAATCATTTAGAAGCAGTCAAAATGTTGGTCAAATATAAGGCTGACATAAACAAAT GCGAATCACGATTACATTTGGCTTGTAAAGAAGGTAACACAAGTATTGTAGAACTACTAATTAAAGCGGGTGCAGTAGTTAATAAAGTTAACGGAACTGGAAACTCTCCATTACTTTTAGCTTGTAACGATCGATATAAAGAAACAACTTTAGTATTACTTGAAAATGATGCAGATGTAAATTACAGTGATGAAAATGGCCGAACGTCACTTCACTCTGCCGCTGAAgatgaaaatacaaatatcattaaAATGCTTGTGGACCATGATGCAGATGtaaactttcaaatgaataatgGAATGACACCGATTTATTTCGCTTGTGAAAATAATCATTTAGAAGCAGTCAAAATGTTGGTCAAATATAAGGCTGACATAAACAAATGTGAGGAAACTGGATGGACTCCATTACATATTGCTTCGCGTGCCAACCATCATGAAATAGTTGCATATCTTTGTGAAAACAGTTCTGCAGAAGTAAACCATTTCAATAAATATGGTAAAACACCATTGCATCTTTCTTGTCAAGAAGGTAATGAAGACACAGTAAAATTACTATTAAAACACAGTGCTTCCATTAATTATTGTGACAAGGGGGGCTTCACTCCGCTTCACGTAGCGTGTTCCGAAGGTAATTGCAATATAGTAAAACTGTTATTCAAAGATGATGCAGCAGTAAATCTCCCTGACAGAAATGGGAGAATGCCTTTATATATAGCCTGTCAAACAAAATGTAATGATGTAATCGAATTGTTGCTGACACGTGAAGTAGAAGTTAATAAGGCAGCCCAAGTTCAATCTCAAGAAGGCTGGACACCTCTGCTGGTTTCAGCATCCTCCGGAGATTTGCGTATTACTGAATTGTTATTGAAAAATAATGCAACTGTAAATCTTAATGATTGA
- the LOC139500163 gene encoding ankyrin-1-like, which produces MKFENYRNLLIQYLGKSHKKLPSLRIDYTTPLHVTAAKGYYHISKYLLEKDNKQIRSLDDKNRTPLHSASMNGHHEIAQLLLSNGAKINQSDNDKYTPLLDSCNYEYIHVVEILLKWKANVNKCDKYGWSPLHMAACDGNTDLIKLLVQHKAKVNKKMNDGMTPIFLACTENHLKAIKMLYSYKADINICEKSGWSPLHVVSDYNYKEVAAYLCDQNDKGINLPNKQGSTPLHLACQRGNEDVVTLLLKHGASINHYNENGLTPFHLACSNGNTNIVQLVIKMGAIVNKVIEHGNLLLACNGRHNETALVLLENGAEVNNHDEDARNSLFIAAEDGNIDLIKILMEHDADVNFQMNNGMTPIYIACETNHLEAVKMLVKYKADINKCAETGWTPLHIASHANHTEVVAYLCENSSAVINLINKKGESPLHLACREGNKNIVELLIKAGAEVNKVNGTGNSP; this is translated from the coding sequence atgaaatttgaaaattatagaaaTTTGTTAATTCAATACTTAGGAAAGTCTCATAAGAAATTGCCTTCATTAAGAATTGATTACACAACTCCATTGCATGTCACTGCGGCCAAAGGTTATTACCATATCTCTAAATATTTACTCGAAAAAGATAATAAACAGATACGTTCACTGGATGATAAAAATAGAACTCCTTTACACAGTGCCTCCATGAATGGTCATCATGAAATTGCACAACTATTGCTCAGTAACGGTGCTAAAATTAATCAGAGTGACAATGACAAATATACTCCTCTGCTCGACAGTTGTAAttatgaatatatacatgtagttgaaatattgttaaaatggAAAGCAAATGTAAATAAATGTGATAAATATGGTTGGTCTCCACTACACATGGCAGCGTGTGATGGAAATACCGACCTTATCAAACTCCTAGTTCAGCATAAGGCAAAAGTGAACAAGAAAATGAATGATGGAATGACGCCAATTTTTCTAGCTTGTACGGAAAACCATTTAAAAGCCATTAAAATGTTGTATAGTTATAAAGCTGACATAAACATATGTGAGAAAAGTGGATGGAGTCCATTACATGTTGTTTCTGATTACAACTATAAGGAAGTAGCTGCGTATCTATGTGATCAAAATGATAAGGGAATAAACCTTCCGAATAAACAAGGCTCAACGCCATTACACCTAGCTTGTCAAAGAGGTAATGAAGACGTAGTAACATTGTTATTAAAACATGGTGCTTCCATTAATCATTACAATGAAAATGGATTAACCCCGTTTCATTTAGCTTGTTCTAATGGAAATACAAATATTGTACAACTAGTAATTAAAATGGGCGCAATTGTTAATAAAGTTATCGAACATGGAAACTTACTTTTAGCTTGTAACGGTCGGCATAATGAAACAGCTTTGGTATTACTTGAAAATGGCGCCGAAGTAAACAATCATGATGAAGATGCTCGAAATTCACTATTCATTGCTGCTGAAGACGGAAATATAgatcttattaaaattttgatggaacATGATGCAGATGTtaactttcaaatgaataatgGAATGACACCGATTTATATAGCTTGTGAAACTAATCATTTAGAAGCAGTTAAAATGTTGGTCAAATATAAGGCTGACATAAACAAATGTGCGGAAACTGGATGGACTCCATTACATATTGCTTCGCATGCCAACCATACGGAAGTAGTTGCGTATCTTTGTGAAAACAGTTCTGCAGTAATAAACCTTATTAACAAAAAAGGCGAATCACCATTACATTTGGCTTGTAGAGAAGGTAACAAAAATATTGTAGAACTACTAATTAAAGCGGGTGCAGAAGTTAATAAAGTTAACGGAACTGGAAATTCTCCATAA
- the LOC139500164 gene encoding ankyrin repeat and protein kinase domain-containing protein 1-like, with protein sequence MEHDADVNFQMNNGMTPIYIACETNNLEAVKMLVKYKADINKCEETGWTPLHIASHANHQEIIAYLCENSSAEVNHSNKYGKTPLHLSCQEGNEDTVTLLLKHSASINYCDKKGFTPFHKACSEGNCNIVKLLFKDEAAVNLPDRNGRTPLYVACQTKCNNVVELLLTREVEVNKEAQVQSKEGWTPLHVSASSGDLRITELLLKNNATVNLNDRIGYTPLYYATQNKFDDITELLVSHGAIFSDSDVQNTESKRRKRCSVQ encoded by the coding sequence atggaacATGATGCAGATGTtaactttcaaatgaataatgGAATGACACCGATTTATATAGCTTGTGAAACTAATAATTTAGAAGCAGTCAAAATGTTGGTCAAATATAAGGCTGACATAAACAAATGTGAGGAAACTGGATGGACTCCATTACATATTGCTTCGCATGCCAACCATCAAGAAATAATTGCATATCTTTGTGAAAACAGTTCTGCAGAAGTAAACCATTCCAATAAATATGGTAAAACACCATTGCATCTTTCTTGTCAAGAAGGTAATGAAGACACAGTAACATTACTATTAAAACACAGTGCTTCCATTAATTATTGTGACAAGAAGGGCTTCACTCCGTTTCACAAAGCGTGTTCCGAAGGTAATTGCAATATAGTAAAACTGTTATTCAAAGATGAAGCAGCAGTAAATCTCCCTGACAGAAATGGGAGAACGCCTTTATATGTAGCCTGTCAAACAAAATGTAATAATGTAGTCGAATTGTTGCTGACACGTGAAGTAGAAGTTAATAAGGAAGCCCAAGTTCAATCTAAAGAAGGCTGGACACCTCTGCATGTTTCAGCATCCTCCGGAGATTTGCGTATTACTGAATTGTTATTGAAAAATAATGCAACTGTAAATCTTAATGATCGAATCGGATATACACCTTTATATTACGCTACCCAAAATAAATTTGATGACATCACTGAGCTTCTTGTTAGCCATGGAGCCATTTTTAGCGACAGTGATGTACAAAACACAGAATCAAAAAGACGAAAACGATGTTCAGTTCAATGA